A section of the Candidatus Binatia bacterium genome encodes:
- a CDS encoding cation transporter, which translates to MAVPPLPAVAVVSGESEQRARITAGFVSLAVGSVLLVLKFVAYQLTGSSAVFSDALESIVNVVAALFALGGLVFAGRPADRSHPYGHGKIEFFSAAFEGGLIAFAAVMIFYEAAHVLWQGPTLQQLDTGMAITAAAGIANLLLGVYLVRTGRRCQSLALVADGQHVISDFWTSAAVVVGLLLVWLTDVVWLDPLVAAGVAVHLAFTGFRLVRYAAGGLLDEEDPQLLQRLVQAMNQAMRPGIVRIHNTRAIRSGRFTHVDAHLVVPEFWTVKHAHDEADAFERDVMAAGALAGEIVFHTDPCRRLYCAQCELPDCPIRVEPFRQRQAMTVEEIIQPDRPV; encoded by the coding sequence ATGGCAGTGCCGCCTTTGCCCGCCGTTGCGGTTGTGAGTGGCGAGTCCGAACAGCGAGCCCGCATCACGGCTGGGTTCGTCTCGCTTGCGGTGGGTAGCGTCTTGCTGGTGCTCAAGTTTGTGGCGTATCAGCTCACCGGTTCCAGTGCGGTCTTCTCGGACGCGCTGGAAAGCATCGTGAACGTGGTTGCGGCTCTGTTCGCACTGGGCGGTTTAGTGTTTGCGGGCCGGCCAGCGGACCGCAGCCATCCCTACGGTCACGGGAAGATCGAGTTTTTTTCCGCCGCCTTCGAAGGGGGTTTAATTGCATTCGCGGCGGTGATGATTTTTTACGAGGCTGCGCACGTGCTGTGGCAAGGGCCCACTTTGCAACAGCTCGACACGGGTATGGCGATTACGGCGGCGGCCGGCATCGCCAATTTGCTGTTGGGCGTGTACCTGGTCCGCACGGGGCGGCGTTGCCAGTCGTTGGCGCTGGTCGCCGATGGCCAGCACGTCATTTCTGACTTTTGGACGAGTGCCGCGGTTGTCGTGGGGTTGCTCCTGGTGTGGCTTACCGATGTAGTGTGGCTCGATCCCCTGGTGGCGGCAGGGGTGGCGGTGCATTTGGCCTTCACGGGCTTTCGTTTGGTTCGCTATGCGGCGGGCGGCTTGCTGGACGAGGAAGACCCGCAACTGCTCCAGCGGCTGGTGCAAGCCATGAACCAGGCGATGCGGCCGGGGATCGTGCGCATCCACAACACCCGCGCAATTCGTTCCGGGCGATTCACGCACGTCGATGCGCATCTCGTTGTGCCCGAGTTTTGGACGGTCAAACATGCTCATGACGAGGCCGACGCGTTCGAGCGCGACGTGATGGCGGCGGGTGCCTTGGCCGGAGAGATCGTGTTTCATACGGATCCTTGTCGCCGCTTGTACTGCGCGCAATGCGAGCTTCCGGACTGTCCGATCCGCGTCGAGCCGTTCCGGCAACGCCAAGCCATGACGGTCGAAGAGATCATTCAACCCGACCGGCCTGTTTGA
- a CDS encoding MBL fold hydrolase, producing MSTMVTREPWTAEPKFFCEPHEVAPGVLMFSSFVNNYAVRLEEALVLVDPGFEHLAPVFHEAVRNWTKAPLRTAVYTHGHADHAFGLRPFLEAGERPLIVAQENCVARFRRYERTHGWNARINQRQFSLPQPMFPRSFIWPNLTFRDHLVQRLGAFTLEYRAARGETDDACYLFIRERGYLFCGDLIIWMSPNCGNPQKVQRYPEEWAEALEEMAALGAEYLFPGHGLVVQGKDAVRTVLLDTARYLRVIIEQVLQRMNRGESPEDIFHAVEPDPELSRRPYLQPQYDHPKFIVRNLLRLWGGWWNGNAADLLPAPWGEQGKEIVRLAGGADALVRRGRELLAAGQTKLAAHLAEWVTRAEPQYRPAQELKRDVYAARLAEEPSLMAQGIYRAAMNDARIALGEEPLPPAGGSFAVGRSG from the coding sequence ATGAGTACGATGGTCACAAGGGAGCCGTGGACGGCCGAGCCAAAGTTTTTCTGCGAGCCGCACGAAGTTGCGCCCGGCGTGCTGATGTTTTCGAGCTTCGTGAACAATTATGCGGTGCGGCTGGAAGAAGCGCTCGTGCTTGTAGACCCCGGTTTCGAGCACCTGGCGCCCGTGTTTCACGAGGCCGTGCGCAACTGGACGAAGGCCCCGTTACGGACGGCCGTGTACACTCACGGTCATGCCGATCATGCGTTCGGTTTGCGGCCATTTTTGGAGGCGGGAGAACGTCCGCTCATCGTGGCGCAGGAAAACTGCGTGGCGCGCTTTCGCCGCTACGAGCGCACGCATGGTTGGAACGCGCGCATCAACCAGCGGCAGTTCAGTCTGCCGCAGCCGATGTTCCCGCGCTCGTTCATTTGGCCGAACCTGACCTTTCGAGACCATCTCGTCCAACGCCTTGGAGCGTTCACTCTGGAATATCGGGCGGCGCGGGGCGAGACGGACGATGCGTGTTACCTGTTCATCCGCGAGCGAGGTTATCTATTTTGCGGGGACTTGATTATTTGGATGTCGCCGAACTGCGGGAATCCCCAAAAGGTCCAGCGTTATCCCGAAGAGTGGGCGGAGGCGCTGGAGGAGATGGCGGCTCTTGGAGCCGAGTATTTGTTCCCCGGACACGGTCTCGTGGTGCAAGGCAAGGATGCCGTACGCACCGTGCTTTTGGATACGGCACGCTACCTGCGGGTCATCATCGAACAGGTGCTGCAACGAATGAATCGCGGGGAAAGCCCAGAAGACATTTTCCACGCCGTGGAACCCGACCCAGAACTGAGCCGCCGGCCGTATTTGCAGCCACAGTACGATCATCCGAAATTCATCGTGCGTAACCTCTTGCGCCTGTGGGGCGGTTGGTGGAATGGCAATGCGGCCGATTTACTGCCGGCGCCTTGGGGCGAGCAGGGAAAGGAAATTGTTCGCCTCGCCGGCGGTGCCGATGCTCTCGTGCGCCGTGGTCGCGAACTGCTTGCGGCCGGGCAAACGAAACTTGCGGCCCATTTGGCCGAGTGGGTCACACGGGCCGAGCCGCAGTACCGGCCAGCTCAGGAGCTCAAACGCGACGTGTACGCTGCGCGCCTGGCGGAAGAGCCGTCGCTGATGGCTCAGGGAATTTACCGTGCAGCGATGAACGACGCGCGCATTGCGCTCGGTGAAGAACCGCTCCCTCCGGCCGGAGGTTCTTTTGCAGTCGGCCGTTCGGGTTGA
- the nth gene encoding endonuclease III, giving the protein MARSEDRQRVAKILRRLERAYPNAKLALHYSSPFELLVALILAAQCTDEKVNQVTAELFRRYPRPQDFVQVPREELERAIYSTGFYRQKAKALQECCRALVERFGGKVPDNLEDLLTLPGVGRKTANILLGNAFGKPAIGVDTHVLRLAQRLGLTDHDHPDKVEEDLNEVVPVKDRTRFCILLQAHGRQVCLARKPRCYECVIADLCPYPDKTPAPASANTAAGRGRRGRSSK; this is encoded by the coding sequence ATGGCGCGTTCGGAAGACCGGCAGAGGGTTGCAAAGATTTTGCGCAGACTCGAGCGAGCTTATCCGAACGCCAAGTTGGCTTTGCATTACTCCAGCCCGTTCGAACTCCTGGTGGCCCTGATCTTGGCTGCACAGTGCACCGACGAAAAGGTGAACCAAGTCACGGCCGAACTGTTTCGTCGTTATCCGCGCCCGCAAGACTTCGTGCAGGTGCCGCGCGAGGAACTGGAACGCGCCATCTACTCCACCGGCTTTTATCGGCAAAAGGCCAAGGCGCTGCAGGAGTGTTGCCGCGCCTTGGTGGAGCGCTTTGGAGGAAAAGTACCCGACAACTTGGAAGATTTGTTGACCCTGCCGGGTGTCGGCCGCAAAACCGCCAACATTTTGTTGGGCAACGCCTTTGGTAAGCCCGCCATCGGAGTCGATACGCATGTGTTGCGGCTGGCGCAACGTCTGGGGCTGACGGACCATGACCATCCGGACAAGGTCGAGGAAGATTTGAACGAGGTGGTGCCGGTCAAAGATCGCACGCGATTTTGCATCTTGCTGCAAGCACACGGGCGGCAAGTGTGCCTGGCCCGCAAGCCAAGATGCTACGAGTGTGTCATTGCAGATCTGTGCCCGTATCCGGATAAAACCCCGGCGCCTGCAAGCGCGAACACGGCTGCGGGCCGTGGCCGGCGCGGGCGCAGTTCCAAGTGA
- the fusA-1 gene encoding elongation factor G yields MADDISMVRSIGVIGQGGVGKTSVADALLFSAGAVNRLGRVDDGSSNFDFEPEEVRRKISLSTAVFHFVWKKHSIHLLDMPGYSNFLADTILAMRACTGAILVLAPSRGEIRVEAEKVWARAQELGLPLVAFVNRMDRENAEFQAAVEDMKKILGAKPIPLQLPLGSAESFRGVIDLLSMKALVHGGENVVREEPIPAEVEAEAKQARELLIELAADATDEFTESYLENGTLTDEELAQALRVGTLARRFVPVLCGSAAKAIGMQPLLEAMVRYLGSAAEQGKQVGKDPKLGVEIERAPDVNEPFSAIVFKTVVDPFAGRLSMLRVISGKLTPDSTVLNTSRDVRERVGHLLQLTGKKQAGVGQAVPGDIVAVAKLKETFTGDTLADEKAPIVYARDTLPPPAISYAIEPKSKGDEEKATQALQKMIEEDPSLEMHRDPQTRELILSGVDQLHLEVVIERLKRKYGAEVELKAPKVPYKETIKGRAKAQGKLKKQTGGRGQYGDTWLEVEPLPRGAGFEFVDKIVGGVVPRQYIPAVEKGVREAMAEGFLAHYPMTDIRVTLYDGSYHEVDSSELAFKIAASLGFKNAVAQAKPVLLEPIMAMEITVPDECMGDVIGDINARRGKVLGVDAKPGSQVIKALVPLAEVLRYSPDLRSMTSGRGSFTMAFSHYEEVPPHLTEKIIKEAQAAHAEKQHA; encoded by the coding sequence ATGGCAGACGACATCAGCATGGTGCGCAGCATTGGCGTGATCGGGCAGGGTGGCGTGGGCAAGACTTCAGTGGCAGACGCCCTTCTGTTTTCTGCGGGTGCGGTAAATCGGCTCGGGCGGGTGGACGACGGGAGCTCGAACTTCGATTTCGAACCGGAGGAGGTTCGTCGCAAGATCTCTTTGAGCACAGCGGTGTTTCACTTCGTTTGGAAGAAACACTCCATTCACTTACTCGATATGCCCGGGTATTCGAACTTTCTCGCCGATACGATTCTGGCGATGCGGGCCTGTACCGGGGCAATATTGGTGCTGGCGCCGAGCAGGGGCGAAATCCGGGTCGAGGCGGAAAAAGTGTGGGCCCGGGCGCAGGAACTCGGGCTGCCGCTGGTGGCGTTCGTGAATCGCATGGATCGGGAAAACGCGGAGTTTCAAGCGGCGGTGGAGGACATGAAGAAAATTCTCGGGGCCAAGCCGATACCTCTGCAACTTCCGTTGGGCAGCGCGGAGAGCTTCCGCGGGGTGATCGACTTGCTCTCCATGAAGGCGCTCGTGCACGGGGGCGAAAATGTCGTGCGAGAAGAGCCGATTCCCGCGGAAGTCGAGGCCGAGGCGAAACAAGCGCGCGAGTTGCTCATCGAACTGGCCGCCGACGCGACGGATGAGTTCACCGAGAGCTACCTCGAGAACGGCACGTTGACCGACGAGGAACTTGCGCAAGCGTTGCGCGTCGGTACGCTGGCGCGGCGTTTCGTGCCGGTATTGTGCGGCTCGGCTGCGAAGGCAATTGGCATGCAGCCGCTTCTCGAAGCGATGGTGCGCTATCTGGGCTCCGCCGCGGAGCAGGGCAAGCAAGTCGGAAAAGATCCGAAGCTCGGCGTGGAAATCGAGCGTGCGCCGGATGTGAACGAGCCGTTTTCCGCCATTGTGTTCAAAACGGTGGTGGATCCGTTTGCCGGGCGCTTGTCGATGCTGCGCGTGATTTCGGGGAAGCTCACACCCGACAGCACCGTGCTGAACACCAGCCGAGACGTGCGCGAGCGCGTGGGCCACTTGTTGCAACTGACCGGTAAGAAGCAAGCCGGTGTCGGCCAGGCCGTCCCTGGGGACATCGTTGCCGTGGCCAAGCTCAAAGAAACGTTTACGGGCGACACGCTCGCGGACGAAAAAGCCCCGATCGTCTATGCGCGGGATACCTTGCCGCCACCGGCCATTTCCTACGCCATCGAGCCCAAGAGCAAAGGCGACGAGGAAAAGGCCACGCAAGCGCTGCAAAAAATGATCGAGGAAGACCCGTCGCTGGAAATGCACCGCGATCCGCAAACCCGCGAACTCATTCTCTCGGGTGTGGATCAGTTGCACCTCGAAGTGGTCATCGAGCGGCTGAAACGCAAGTACGGCGCCGAGGTGGAGCTCAAAGCTCCCAAGGTTCCGTACAAGGAAACCATCAAAGGCCGAGCCAAGGCGCAAGGCAAACTGAAAAAGCAAACCGGAGGTCGCGGCCAGTATGGGGATACCTGGTTGGAGGTCGAGCCGCTGCCGCGGGGAGCCGGGTTCGAGTTCGTGGACAAGATTGTCGGGGGTGTGGTGCCCCGCCAGTATATTCCCGCCGTCGAAAAGGGAGTGCGCGAAGCCATGGCGGAAGGATTTCTCGCTCACTACCCGATGACGGACATTCGCGTGACCCTGTACGACGGTTCGTACCACGAGGTGGACTCTTCGGAACTTGCCTTCAAGATCGCGGCGTCGCTCGGCTTCAAGAACGCTGTAGCGCAAGCCAAGCCGGTGTTGCTCGAACCGATCATGGCCATGGAAATCACCGTGCCCGACGAATGCATGGGCGACGTGATTGGGGACATCAACGCGCGGCGGGGCAAGGTGCTGGGCGTGGATGCCAAGCCGGGAAGCCAGGTGATCAAGGCTTTGGTCCCCCTTGCGGAGGTGCTGCGCTACTCGCCGGACTTACGCTCGATGACGAGCGGCCGCGGGTCGTTCACCATGGCGTTTTCCCATTACGAAGAAGTGCCGCCGCATCTGACCGAAAAGATCATCAAAGAGGCCCAAGCCGCGCACGCGGAGAAGCAGCACGCATGA
- the coaX gene encoding type III pantothenate kinase, with amino-acid sequence MTDRWFLAIDVSNTQTALGAFEGETLRHHWLLQTDPGRTADEYGVLVRSLLERAGSPAIGAVAVASSVPAMLPIVETLSRELLGCEPLVVGPGVRTGMPILYDKPQEVGADRIVNAVAAYARTHRTTIVVDLSTATIFDFISNRGEYVGGVIAPGLGIASDALFERTARLFRVELRRPKHVIGRNTVHAIQSGLVYGYVALVDGIVQRMQEEARETAYVLATGTYAELIAPESEAIDDVDPFLTLQGLRLLYERNKEKG; translated from the coding sequence ATGACCGATCGCTGGTTTCTCGCCATTGACGTGAGCAATACGCAGACGGCCCTCGGCGCCTTCGAGGGAGAGACCCTGCGCCACCACTGGCTGTTACAGACCGACCCCGGGCGCACGGCCGACGAGTACGGCGTGCTCGTGCGCAGCTTGCTCGAACGGGCCGGAAGCCCGGCGATCGGTGCCGTGGCTGTGGCGTCGTCCGTACCGGCAATGTTGCCGATCGTGGAAACGCTCAGCCGCGAACTTCTCGGGTGCGAGCCGCTCGTGGTGGGTCCCGGCGTGCGTACGGGCATGCCGATCTTGTACGACAAGCCTCAGGAAGTGGGAGCGGATCGTATCGTGAATGCGGTGGCCGCCTATGCGCGGACGCATCGGACAACGATCGTCGTGGACTTGAGCACGGCAACCATCTTCGACTTCATTTCGAATCGCGGCGAGTACGTGGGCGGGGTGATTGCGCCCGGCCTCGGAATCGCCAGTGACGCGTTGTTCGAGCGCACGGCGCGACTGTTTCGGGTGGAGCTACGACGCCCCAAGCACGTGATTGGCCGCAACACGGTCCACGCGATTCAGTCCGGACTCGTCTATGGGTATGTGGCGCTGGTAGACGGAATCGTGCAACGCATGCAGGAGGAAGCGCGGGAGACGGCCTATGTATTGGCGACGGGAACGTATGCGGAGCTTATTGCCCCAGAGTCCGAAGCGATTGACGACGTGGATCCCTTCTTGACCTTGCAGGGGCTGCGGCTCCTGTACGAACGCAACAAAGAGAAAGGATGA
- the coaX gene encoding type III pantothenate kinase has translation MKTNPHTTVDEYAVYLASLLERQLDYPMDGVAISSVVPAVTVTIAQWSHRYLGIQPAVLGADDVDSGRIGYDDPRQLGTDRLANAMAAHSRTGGAAIVVDCGTATKFEFIDAHGVYWGGAIAPGLGIAGDALFSHAARLYRVALAPPVQIIGRNTVHALQVGLLHGHAALVDGMVQRIRAEAGVTAPVIATGGFAPMLAPLCRCVDEVVDTLTLDGIRLIFYGRREKKGKSPGK, from the coding sequence ATGAAGACCAATCCCCACACAACCGTGGACGAATATGCCGTGTACCTAGCCTCCTTGCTGGAGCGCCAACTGGATTACCCCATGGACGGCGTAGCCATCTCCTCCGTCGTGCCCGCGGTTACGGTCACAATCGCGCAATGGTCGCACCGCTACTTGGGCATACAGCCTGCCGTGCTCGGAGCGGACGATGTGGACTCGGGGCGCATCGGCTACGACGATCCCCGGCAACTCGGAACCGATCGGTTGGCCAACGCAATGGCGGCCCACAGCCGCACGGGCGGAGCTGCCATCGTGGTGGATTGCGGCACGGCGACCAAGTTCGAGTTCATCGATGCGCACGGGGTGTATTGGGGAGGGGCAATTGCTCCGGGTTTGGGGATTGCGGGCGATGCGCTGTTTTCGCATGCGGCGCGCCTGTATCGAGTCGCACTGGCACCCCCGGTCCAAATCATTGGCCGCAACACGGTGCACGCTTTGCAGGTGGGCTTACTGCACGGGCACGCGGCGCTCGTGGATGGGATGGTCCAGCGCATTCGTGCCGAGGCGGGTGTGACCGCTCCGGTGATCGCCACAGGAGGCTTCGCCCCTATGCTCGCCCCACTTTGCCGTTGTGTGGATGAAGTGGTGGACACGCTCACCCTCGATGGAATCCGCTTGATCTTTTACGGGCGGCGGGAAAAGAAAGGTAAATCACCCGGAAAATGA